A stretch of the Thermodesulfovibrionales bacterium genome encodes the following:
- the crcB gene encoding fluoride efflux transporter CrcB — MTDYLIIGIGGFLGAIARFALASYVGERWGRSFPLGTFVINVSGSFLIGLLMALFTERFMVNPQWRLLLVVGFLGAYTTFSTFEFETGNLLKDGEIMLATLNIVLSVMLGFVALKLGQVLAKAV, encoded by the coding sequence ATGACAGACTATCTGATAATAGGCATAGGCGGTTTCCTCGGCGCAATCGCGAGGTTTGCCCTTGCGTCGTATGTCGGCGAGAGGTGGGGAAGGAGTTTTCCCCTTGGCACGTTCGTTATCAATGTGAGCGGGAGTTTCCTCATAGGATTGCTTATGGCGCTTTTTACGGAACGGTTTATGGTAAACCCGCAGTGGAGACTTCTGCTTGTCGTCGGCTTTCTGGGAGCCTATACGACTTTCTCTACGTTTGAGTTTGAGACAGGGAACCTCCTGAAAGACGGAGAGATCATGCTTGCAACCCTGAATATTGTCCTGAGCGTCATGCTTGGTTTTGTGGCTTTGAAACTCGGACAAGTGCTTGCAAAAGCGGTATAG
- a CDS encoding DUF190 domain-containing protein, which yields MITGGPAKKLTIYTDETDKFHGKPVYEVLLDIFFKKKIIGVSVFRGIAGYGSDGVFHTAKMLELATSMPVKIEVVESEEMINRVLPDVYHVVEKGMVEITDTNVVKCCPMVEKKQGEKGEHMKLEGKAKMLRIIINEDDKWEGEPLYEAIVKRLIMTDIAGATVYKAIAGYGPHKRYHKKKTLTTHGELPILITVMDTEEKINRVIPILDELVGEGIVVLSDVNIIKYTHRDVNAEIL from the coding sequence ATGATAACAGGAGGCCCGGCTAAGAAGCTTACGATTTACACTGACGAGACGGACAAGTTCCATGGAAAACCCGTCTATGAAGTCCTGCTGGACATTTTTTTTAAAAAAAAGATAATCGGGGTCAGCGTTTTCAGGGGTATCGCTGGGTACGGCAGCGATGGCGTTTTCCATACGGCAAAAATGCTCGAGCTTGCGACCAGTATGCCGGTAAAGATAGAGGTGGTGGAGTCAGAGGAGATGATCAACAGAGTCCTTCCCGATGTCTATCATGTGGTCGAAAAGGGTATGGTCGAAATCACCGACACGAATGTCGTCAAATGCTGCCCTATGGTGGAAAAGAAACAGGGAGAAAAAGGAGAGCATATGAAGCTCGAAGGTAAAGCGAAAATGCTCAGGATCATCATCAATGAAGACGACAAATGGGAGGGGGAGCCGCTGTATGAGGCGATAGTGAAAAGACTCATCATGACCGATATCGCAGGAGCGACGGTTTACAAGGCCATCGCAGGCTACGGGCCTCACAAGCGGTACCACAAGAAAAAAACGTTGACAACGCATGGAGAGCTTCCGATCCTGATAACTGTCATGGATACCGAAGAGAAGATCAATAGAGTAATCCCGATTCTGGATGAGCTGGTGGGTGAGGGAATTGTCGTTCTTTCGGATGTAAACATCATAAAGTACACTCACAGGGATGTGAACGCGGAAATCCTGTGA
- a CDS encoding MFS transporter produces MNKEKRVFFGLQENVFITGLVSLFMDISSEMIYPLVPLFLSNVLGVNKSIIGLIEGIAESTASLLRVFSGWFSDRAGRRKDFMVLGYGISTLSRPIMAVAGGWHTVFGARFIDRFGKGIRTAPRDAIIAEATETAFLGRAYSFQRSMDTMGAVIGPALAFFFLAFFSNDYRRVFWLSVIPGVIAVLLIILFITEEKSFQIGAQRPKLRLSRFDGRFKFFVFITALFAVGNSSDVFLILRAQHVGIPAVMIPVVYLFFNIVYSVSAIPAGIAADRFGKGRLLFVGFVLFAIVYTGFGLAKDVTIVWVLFGFYGLFMGLADGTQRAFLATIIPADFKATAFGIYHTVVGLALFPASLIGGWLWDHVSPSATFYYGASTAVLSALLFVVFLITTKRAGLK; encoded by the coding sequence GTGAACAAAGAAAAGAGAGTGTTTTTCGGTCTGCAAGAGAATGTCTTCATCACCGGTCTGGTCAGTCTTTTCATGGACATAAGTTCAGAGATGATCTATCCCCTTGTCCCCCTCTTCCTCTCAAACGTCCTCGGCGTCAATAAGTCAATCATCGGTCTCATAGAGGGAATCGCTGAGTCGACGGCAAGCCTCCTCAGGGTCTTCTCAGGATGGTTTTCCGACAGGGCGGGGAGACGGAAAGACTTTATGGTCCTCGGTTACGGCATATCGACGCTGAGCAGGCCGATCATGGCCGTGGCAGGCGGCTGGCACACCGTTTTCGGGGCACGGTTCATCGACCGGTTTGGCAAAGGTATTCGGACAGCGCCGAGGGACGCGATCATCGCTGAAGCCACGGAGACTGCCTTCCTCGGAAGGGCGTATAGTTTCCAACGCTCCATGGATACGATGGGAGCGGTCATAGGACCCGCTCTCGCCTTCTTTTTCCTCGCCTTCTTCTCGAATGACTACAGAAGAGTCTTTTGGCTCTCCGTGATTCCTGGTGTCATCGCGGTTCTCCTGATCATCCTTTTTATTACGGAAGAAAAGAGTTTCCAGATCGGGGCACAAAGGCCGAAACTCAGACTCAGTCGCTTCGACGGCAGGTTCAAATTCTTTGTCTTCATCACAGCCCTCTTTGCTGTCGGGAATTCCAGTGACGTATTCCTCATATTAAGGGCCCAGCACGTGGGTATTCCGGCTGTTATGATCCCCGTGGTTTACCTCTTTTTCAACATCGTCTATTCCGTATCCGCAATCCCTGCGGGCATAGCCGCAGACAGATTCGGAAAAGGGAGGCTCTTATTCGTGGGATTCGTCCTCTTCGCCATTGTTTATACGGGCTTCGGTTTGGCGAAGGATGTTACAATCGTCTGGGTACTCTTTGGCTTCTACGGCCTTTTTATGGGACTTGCCGATGGGACGCAGAGGGCCTTTCTCGCGACGATCATCCCTGCCGATTTTAAGGCTACGGCCTTCGGGATCTATCACACTGTCGTCGGCCTTGCCCTCTTTCCTGCAAGTCTTATCGGCGGGTGGCTCTGGGACCATGTCTCGCCTTCAGCAACGTTTTACTACGGGGCGTCTACTGCAGTTCTCTCGGCACTGTTGTTTGTCGTCTTTCTTATCACGACTAAAAGGGCCGGGCTGAAATGA
- a CDS encoding ABC transporter permease, with product MLQRILLLIPLLLGITALTFTLTKALPGDPALSLVGERARPEVIESIRKELNADENVLIQYVGYVKLLMKGEFGRSYYTNRKVVDDLIIKFPNTFLLAVGAMMIAVPTGILLGFLSALRRGTLLDRSISCLSVVGLSMPVFWAGILIMLMLSLKLRLLPPAGMGDFRFLIMPSLTLSLPALATLTRISRTTLIDLFPMPYVRTARAMGIGEKRVNAIHVFKNALLPIVTVIGLDFGSYLNGAVLTETIFGWDGIGRYAMEGIMKRDYPVIMGCILVGTTLYVLINLVVDITYHYLDPRVRLHSGND from the coding sequence ATTCTTCAAAGGATACTTCTCCTGATTCCTCTCTTGCTGGGCATAACGGCCCTCACGTTCACGCTCACGAAGGCCCTTCCCGGCGATCCCGCTTTAAGCCTCGTCGGCGAGAGAGCGAGGCCCGAGGTAATCGAGAGCATTCGCAAAGAACTGAATGCGGACGAGAATGTCTTGATCCAGTATGTCGGGTATGTAAAGCTCCTCATGAAAGGAGAATTCGGCCGTTCCTACTATACGAACAGGAAGGTCGTTGATGACCTGATCATAAAGTTCCCGAACACCTTCCTCCTTGCCGTCGGTGCGATGATGATAGCCGTTCCCACCGGCATTCTCCTGGGCTTTCTTTCAGCCCTGAGAAGAGGGACGCTCCTCGACAGGAGCATATCCTGCCTCTCTGTCGTCGGCCTCAGCATGCCGGTCTTCTGGGCAGGTATCCTGATTATGCTCATGCTCAGTCTGAAACTGCGGTTGCTGCCTCCTGCGGGAATGGGCGATTTCAGGTTTCTCATTATGCCGTCCCTTACGCTTTCTTTGCCTGCCCTTGCAACATTGACGCGTATCTCACGGACTACGCTCATCGACCTCTTCCCTATGCCCTACGTGAGGACTGCTCGGGCAATGGGGATAGGGGAAAAGAGGGTGAACGCAATCCACGTCTTCAAGAATGCCCTTTTACCGATCGTGACGGTGATCGGTCTCGATTTCGGAAGCTATCTTAACGGTGCTGTTCTCACCGAGACGATCTTCGGCTGGGACGGCATTGGAAGATACGCCATGGAGGGAATCATGAAAAGGGACTATCCCGTGATCATGGGATGTATCCTCGTCGGCACGACCCTTTATGTCCTGATCAACCTCGTCGTCGATATCACCTATCACTATCTCGATCCCAGGGTACGGCTCCATTCGGGCAATGACTAA